Proteins found in one Arachis stenosperma cultivar V10309 chromosome 8, arast.V10309.gnm1.PFL2, whole genome shotgun sequence genomic segment:
- the LOC130944270 gene encoding probable serine/threonine-protein kinase At1g54610: MGGMCCKPSAIEDSKESPRERLSGKTVSDLRVARGASSRREESYRVKDRYDSNDPRVGLIDKQGNGAVRVQADNFERKREKMEYVVAPHPAIGTVPKAMEGEHVAAGWPSWLAAVAGEAIKGWLPRRADSFEKLDKIGQGTYSNVYRARDLEQRKIVALKKVRFDNLEPESVRFMAREIHILRRLDHPNVIKLEGLVTSRMSCSLYLVFEYMEHDLAGLASHPGLKFTEAQVKCYMQQLLRGLDHCHNCGVLHRDIKGSNLLIDNNGILKIADFGLASFFDPNQIQPLTSRVVTLWYRPPELLLGATYYGTAVDLWSTGCILAELYAGKPIMPGRTEVEQLHKIFKLCGSPSEDYWRKSKLPHATIFKPQQPYRRCVSETFKDFPAPAIQLIETLLSIDPADRGTAASALRSEFFSTKPLPCDPSILPKYPPSKEFDAKVRDEEARRQGAAGNKGQKHDHERRGARESRAVPAPDANAELVSSMQKRQSYANSQSRSEKFNPHPEEVASGFPIDPPRPSQAAEVSADPQVHQHKRASHSGPLTHRAAWAKAGKNQDDAPKISMGGGGDLSTISGLVAARRSMLSDDRRERSGSSQVEAPKIISRFPGSFKEPSESLMQQDQKHHAHAPQKEEGRVNNKDPVLVGYGSKGPKIHYSGPLLVPSSNMDQMLKDHDRQIQEAVRRARLDKAKMRRLQAEGNQITNSLFVSGR; encoded by the exons ATGGGGGGCATGTGTTGCAAGCCCTCTGCCATTGAGGACAGTAAGGAGAGTCCGAGGGAGCGTTTATCGGGCAAGACTGTGTCGGATTTGCGTGTAGCTAGGGGAGCTTCATCGAGGAGGGAGGAATCGTATCGAGTGAAGGATAGGTACGATAGCAATGATCCGAGGGTTGGATTGATTGATAAGCAAGGGAATGGCGCCGTTCGTGTGCAAGCTGATAATTTTGAGAGGAAGAGGGAGAAAATGGAATATGTTGTAGCTCCACATCCGGCAATTGGGACTGTTCCCAAGGCCATGGAAGGAGAGCATGTTGCAGCTGGATGGCCCTCATGGCTGGCTGCAGTGGCTGGAGAGGCTATCAAAGGTTGGTTGCCTCGGCGTGCAGATTCTTTTGAGAAGTTGGATAAA ATTGGCCAAGGAACTTATAGTAATGTTTATAGAGCTCGTGATCTTGAACAAAGAAAGATTGTTGCTCTGAAAAAAGTGAGGTTTGATAATCTTGAGCCTGAGAGTGTTCGCTTCATGGCAAGGGAAATTCACATTCTGCGTAGGCTTGATCATCCAAATGTCATAAAATTGGAAGGCTTGGTTACATCTAGGATGTCATGCAGCTTATACCTTGTTTTTGAGTACATGGAACATGACTTGGCTGGGCTCGCATCACATCCAGGACTGAAGTTTACAGAAGCACAG GTTAAATGTTACATGCAGCAACTTCTACGTGGACTTGATCACTGCCACAACTGTGGAGTGCTCCACCGCGACATTAAGGGTTCCAATCTTTTGATTGACAATAATGGAATCTTGAAGATTGCAGACTTTGGTTTAGCAAGCTTTTTTGATCCCAATCAAATTCAACCATTGACAAGCCGAGTTGTCACGCTTTGGTATAGGCCGCCTGAGCTTTTACTTGGAGCCACTTACTATGGCACCGCTGTAGACTTATGGAGCACGGGTTGCATACTTGCCGAGCTGTATGCCGGCAAGCCAATAATGCCTGGAAGAACCGAG GTGGAGCAAttacataaaatttttaaactgtGCGGTTCACCATCTGAGGATTATTGGAGAAAGTCAAAGTTACCTCATGCGACAATATTTAAGCCTCAACAGCCCTATAGGCGTTGTGTTTCTGAAACATTCAAGGACTTTCCTGCACCTGCAATACAACTGATAGAGACCCTTTTATCCATAGATCCTGCTGATCGTGGAACTGCAGCATCTGCTTTAAGGAGTGAG TTCTTCTCAACGAAACCTCTTCCTTGTGATCCTTCAATCTTACCAAAGTATCCGCCTAGCAAAGAGTTTGATGCTAAAGTAAGGGATGAAGAAGCTAGAAG GCAAGGAGCAGCAGGAAACAAGGGCCAGAAACATGACCATGAGAGAAGAGGTGCAAGAGAATCACGAGCCGTACCTGCACCAGATGCCAATGCTGAACTTGTCTCTTCAATGCAG AAGAGACAAAGTTATGCCAATTCTCAAAGCAGAAGTGAGAAGTTTAACCCTCACCCAGAAGAAGTTGCTTCTGGATTTCCCATTGATCCTCCTAGGCCATCACAAGCTGCAGAAGTAAGTGCAGATCCCCAGGTTCATCAGCATAAAAGAGCCTCCCATTCAGGTCCGCTGACTCACCGTGCTGCGTGGGCTAAAGCCGGGAAGAACCAGGATGATGCTCCGAAGATTTCAATGGGGGGTGGTGGCGACTTATCAACAATATCTGGCTTAGTTGCGGCTAGAAGAAGTATGTTGTCCGATGATCGGAGAGAAAGGTCTGGATCGTCGCAAGTGGAAGCTCCAAAAATAATAAGCAGGTTCCCAGGATCCTTCAAAGAGCCCTCTGAATCATTGATGCAGCAGGATCAGAAGCATCATGCACATGCTCCTCAAAAGGAAGAAGGGAGAGTCAACAACAAAGACCCAGTTCTT GTTGGTTATGGCTCCAAGGGTCCTAAAATTCATTATTCTGGTCCATTGCTAGTTCCATCAAGCAACATGGACCAGATGTTGAAAGACCACGACCGCCAAATTCAAGAGGCGGTTAGACGAGCTCGCTTAGACAAGGCGAAGATGAGGAGACTCCAAGCTGAAGGCAACCAGATAACCAATTCATTATTCGTTTCTGGGCGTTGA